From the Papaver somniferum cultivar HN1 chromosome 2, ASM357369v1, whole genome shotgun sequence genome, the window CGGTCAAAAAGGGTAAGGTGTCATCTTCTATGATTTTATTTACACTTTAGGCAAAGTATCCATTTCTCGAATTCTGTTTGCTTCCTTTTCTTCCTTCTACTTCTAATACTTTTTCTCATTTTCTGGCTGCTTACAGTTCCCCTTGTTTAAGGTGTAGTGCTTGGGCCTTTAAACTTTTGAAATTTAACTGGGTTATAACCCTTATATCATCCTCTCCTTGAACCCGCATGTTACTACGGTATGAAATACATTGCTATCATGGCACCATCTAAACTTTCTATTTCTATCTgcgttttttctttttattatgtccAGTACCAGAATTGTTAGGCACTACGACAGCAGAAGTGTATAACTTCTCTATAAATCTGGGATGACTATTCATGACCCATAGTCCAGAAGCACATTGAGCCAGGACTGTATAAACTGGAGTTTAAAAGTACAAACAACAGTGATGAACCAAGTTAAAGGATTAATGACATCTAAAATTCGAAATTTTAGGCAACTTTAAATAACAAAGTCACAAAGAGTTACCAAGAGACGATAacaatttgggttttgatattaatcGTTTTACTCTAACTAAGCTGAATAACAAGGGCTGCTTATACATACAGATCGTCTAAGTGTCAGAATGAACAATGTTTTTGTTGCAGGCAACAGTAAATCAATATTACCTACGCGCAGTCAGCTGTGACAGTTGCTCGGCTAGCTGTGTAGCATATCAGGTTGAGATGGCAAGATGCGAACTAATTGGCATCGGTGATTTTTCtttatcagcagcagcagcactagcAGCTATAGCAAGTAGGTTATGATCATTAGACCATTCTTTGCCAAGTTGATGAGATGGCATAGCAGTTGGCGGCCACTGACTGTAGGTTATCACCGCCAGACCCCTCTTTCTCAGGCTGACTAAATGGCATAGCAGCAGCAGGCAACCACGGATTTCAAATTACTATCACCATCCCACTCTTTGTCTGTTTCGGGTGAGTTCAAGAGTTCATCTAGGAGGAGGGCGAACTCATCATCTGTGGAGTAGTTGTCGGCAACGTGAAAGAAATTGCTTATTCCTGGTGTCACATTCTTTGATGAGTGATCAAACATTTCCATACCACACCGAAATTCTTCAAGCAGAGTAGGCTGCTGCACTATACTCCCTGATGACTGTGATGACGACAACCCTGCTTTAGAACAATTCAAAGGTTGTGGTTGTACTTTGTCGATGGATGGTGCCATGTTTGCTGCTGAGTAGTTGAAGCCATTCATGTCACAGTGAATTCCTCCCATTAGAATCAGGGGTTCCATTTTTTCTGATGAGTAGTTGAACCCATTCATGTCACAGTGAATTCCTCTCCTGAGAATCAGGGGTTCCAtatttgttgatggcggtgctGACGGTGACGACCCTACTTCATAGACGGATGATTGTGTTGACGATGATGATCCTGTTTCATATACAGATGTTGCTGGTAGTGATGAGGACTGTCCTGGTACCGGCACTGGTGGTGATGGTTTCTTACTAACCAAGGGTACTACTGACTGTGGTTGGGGTTGTGGCGCAATACTCGCAAAACTTCTTTTGCCTCTTTTAATCCGTTTTATCCGACAGATTACGTACTCCTTCTGTAAACAACAATCATACATAGAAAATATAAGCAATTAATGAAGATATACTTCTCAATCTTATAACAAATCAACACCCAAATTCAAAAAGGAGTTTATATGTAAACTAAGAAATTAGGAATCTAAGCAGACATGATTTTGTGTAACGCCCCCAAAATCTAATTTCACTGAGACTAACAATTTGGATAGTAATCTATAATTCAGCAAAAAATGATTATACGCACCTTGTTGTTATCCTGGTAAAAAGAATCAAGAAGTGAATACTCATGCATAGCCCACCTTCCTGATGCTGAAGAATCaatctttcttcttttctcaatAGTAACCGGATTATCTTTCCATGTAAAAGTAAAATATCTTTTACATCCTATAACATTTTCAGTGCCGGGAGAGAAAATCTTAGCAGGATGTGCTTCTCCAGACCATGTACCATTTTCTACAGCTCTTTGCTTTCTTCCAGACTTCTGGAAGTTTACCAATGGCTTTAATGTTGAAAAGAAATAAAGAATCACCGCTTTCATCATTACTCGTATCTTGACCATTACTGTTTTGTAATATCTCATCAAATAACTCAGAAGGATCTTTGTAATCATAAATGTTATTCACATCGAAAATGTAATTGTTAGCCCAGGTCTTCCGCAAGATATTATGCCAGCTACTGCAGTTGTTACTGAGTCCAAGTAATCTAGTCAGGTCTTTGCTATTTATTAGGATCATAACAATTTTCAGTTTCATAATGTACTTATCTCTAATATAAATAGAAGTGTTTCATCTCCACAAGttctgtggaagatattcaccattTATCCATTCTGTCTTGGTATCAGGCTCTTGATCCAAGTTCACCTTCCgcaaatatcaaataaaaaaataataattaagaacCAACAATCTTCTCACAGCGTCAGATATGGCAGATACAACAATCAACCTAGACGACAGCCACCACCGAACAACAACAATCGTCGTCCTCCTTACCAGCAACGTGGTCCTTCTCAAGGTGATGTGTACTGTCAAATTTGCAAGAAGAGGAATCACACAGCGGATCGTTGCTGGTTCCGCTATGATAGAAGCACTGACAATCGGCAAAGGCCTGCTGAAGCTTATGTTGCTTTTCCTGATGACACTAATTCTCAGTGGGTCACAGATACGGGTGCGACAAATCATATGACTGCTGATGCTCAGAATTTGTGTATTCCTCATGAATATGATGGACCTGACCAAGTGAGAGTTGGTAATGGTAATACTCTACAAATAGCACACATTGGTAACACTGAGTTTAATTCTAGTAACCGAAAGTTTGCATTGCATAATGTCTATCATGTGCCACAAATCAAAAAGAATCTGCTATCTGTTCATCAGTTTTGCAGGGATAATAATGTATATTTTGAGTTTCACTCTAATCTGTTTGTTGTGAAGGACAAAATCACGGGAGCAACGATGCTGTCAGGAATGAATGAGAATGGACTATATGTGCTGGATACTTTAAGTGGCATGCAACCATCACAATCTCCCTCAACTTTTCTCTCTGCAAGTATTCCAGTGTGGCACCAGCGGCTTGGACATCCCATGCTGAGCACGGTTTCTAGAGTTGTCAAGCAGTTTTCCCTTCCAGTTCAAAATAAGAGTTTTGGCTTCTGTCATTCTTGTCATGTAAGCAAGAGTAGGCGTCTTCCATTTACTCCTAGTACTACCATTTATGATACTCCTTTGAGTCTTATTGTTTCTGATATTTCGGTATCCCCAAAAACTTCTCGTAATGGATTTCGTTATTTTCTGATATTCATGGATGCTTACTCTCATTATACCTGGATTTATCCTTTAGTGCAAAGATCTTCTGTTTTTAATATCTTCTGTCAGTTTCATAAACAAGTAGAAAATCTCACGGgtcataaaataaaattattccaATCTGATAATGCATTAGAATACAAGAAACTGTCTTCTTATCTAAACAACTCAGGCATAGTGCATCGTTTCTCCTGTCCTCATACTTCAGCTCAAAACGGTCTAGTAGAAAGAAGGATTAGACACATCACTGAGAGTGGTCTAGCCTTATTATTTCAAGCACATCTTCCAAAAGATTTTTGGTCAGAAGCTTTTACCACGGCCTGTTATCTCATTAACAGGACACCAAATCTGTCATCTAGTCATAAAACACCGCTTGAGTTACTCTTTGGCAAACAGCCAGACTATTTATTTCCGCATGTTTTCGGTTGCTTGGCATATCCATGTCTTAGGCCTTATAATGCCAACAAACTAGAACCTAGGTCTCTCCCCTGCATTTTTCTAGGATATAGTTCGGATCATAAGGGTTACATTTGCCTTCATCAACCAACAAATAAGGAATATATATAAAGACATGTTCGTTTTGAAGAGCACATATTCCCATTCTCTACTTCCCAACAACGTTCTCCCGAGGTAAGTTCTGCTATTCAAGACACAAGTACTGATATTTTtggatcttccattttcacacaAGATCGAACTTTGTTAGTGCAGCCTCACCAGAATGTACTGCCTACTGATGCACAGCAACACTTACCGACGATTCTACAGGGTGTCACCCCTCAGCAGTCTCAAGCTTCATCACCAGTGTTACCATCACATCAAACATCACAGGACCAGGGTGACAACGGGCCGGCTCATGGTTTAGCTTCTCCTGTACATACAATGATCACTAGAGCAAAAGATGGGatttcaaaaccaatacaaaagcTCTGTCTGACTGCCACTAAGCATCCACTTCTTGATCAGGACTTCATGGAACCTACTTGTTACTCTAAAGCTTGTCAAATTCCAGAATGGCGTGACGCTATGGACGTGCAGATAAATGCTTTAATTCAAAATGGCACCTACACCTTGGTTGAATATAAAGATGGGATGAATATCGTTGGGTCCAAGTGGGTTTTTCGAATTAAAAGAAATCCAGATGGCTCAATACAGCGTTACAAAGCGCGGTTAGTGGCAAAAGGTTTAAACCAGCAGCAGGATATAGATTACGAGGAAACCTTTTCTCCTGTCATTAAGCCATGTACAATCAGGCTAGTCCTTTCCCTAGCAGTAATGAGAGGATGGACTCTACGACAGCTCGATGTAGAAAACGCTTTTCTTCACGGTATCTTAGAGGAAGAGGTCTACATGAAGCAGCCTGCTGGTTATATAGACCCTAACTATCCTACGCATGTATGCAAATTACACAAATCTCTTTATGGCCTTAAACAGGCTCCACGTGCTTGGTTCTCTCGTCTGAGTAATCATCTGttgaagctagggttcacagccTCCATTGCAGACTCTTCGTTATTTGTTCAAATCAAAGGCAACTCAGTAATGTATGTACTGGTTTATGTAGACGACATCATTGTAACTGGTTCAGACTCACACCTAGTTGCAAACTTAATTACTGATCTGGGTCATGAGTTTGCTATCAAAGATATGGGGGTGTTGTCTTACTTCTTGGGTGTGGAAGTTTTGCAGCAAGGAAGGTCTCTGGTGCTTTCCCAAAGAAAGTATATCTCAGACTTATTACGACGCACGAATATGGATGGTATCAAGCCAGTTTGCACTCCTATGGATGCTAATGCAAAGCTGCACAAGGTGGGTTCTACAAGGTTTGAGGATTCCACTCTGTATAGAAGTGTTGTTGGAGCGCTGCAGTATTTGCATATCACACGGCCTGACATATCTGTGGCTGTCAACAAAGCCTGTCAGTATATGCATGAGCCGTATGTGGAACACTGGGAGCTAGTTAAGAGAATCCTACGGTATTTGAAGCATACAATCGATTTTGGTGTCTTCATTAAACCTAGTCAGGATTATACACTGCATGCTTATTCCGATGCAGACTGGGCAGGCAGTCTTGATGATAGGCGATCCACAAATGGTTATTGTATcttctttggaggcaatctcatTTCCTGGAGTGCAAGGAAACATAAAACCGTTTCAAAATCTAGCACAGAGGCAGAGTATCGTGGTGTAGCCATTGCTACTTCAGAACTTATATGGATTCAGTCGTTGCTGCTAGAGTTGGGGGTTAAGTGTCCTCTACCTTCTTTGTGGTGTGACAATCTAGGGGCCACTTATATAACAGCTAATCCTAtattccatgcacgcacaaagcACATAGAAATAGACTATCACTTGTGTGAGGGAAAGAGTATCTCGTAAACAACTACATGTGCGTTTTATCAGCAGCAAGGATCAGCtggcagatatcttcaccaaaggaCTGTCTTCACCAAGGTTCCAACTACTCCGAGACAAGTTGAACATTCGTCAACTCCGGTTCAACTTGAGGGAGGGTGTTATCCTAGGTCTTCCGCAAGATATTATGCCAGCTACTGCAGTTGTTACTGAGTCCAAGTAATCTAGTCAGGTCTTTGCTATTTACTAGGATCATAACAATTTTCAGTTTCATAATGTACTTATCTTTAATATAAATAGAAGTGTTTCATCTCCACAAGttctgtggaagatattcaccattTATCCATTCTGTCTGTAATCGTAACAATTTAAAGTCCGCCCTTCAACTTTAGGTAGTAGATAATGTACAATCAGTTGTCCACCCGTTGGGAGAAACTTATATCCTGTTGGTAGTTGTAGTTTTCCCATGATCTTGTTGTGATTAGCAATCACTCTTGCAAACAAATTAGGGTTCCGGGTTTAAGAATCGGATATGAAGAAAAtcgaaagaaacaacaaaagtgaTAATTAAGCAATGATTGTTTTGATTAACTATTGCTAAAAGCgaaacaaaatgaaagaaactaatCAAGAGAGAAATTTCTTCGACAAATTTTACCTGAAACTGaatctttttctttgttttcttttttcttgaaggAATTTTGTAGATATTTTACAATAAGAGCTGTTTTGATCTTTTACAATAAGATAAGTAAAAGCAGATTCTGTTTTGGCTGACGATGGGGCATATTCACGGTAAGCGAGGATAAGTACCCGCATCAACGGTTAAATAGGGCTTGTGTGCTGTGCACCCCGATGCTAGTGAGCAGTGCCAATTCACCACCTACAAAAATCGAGTGGTCACTGGATCGGTGAGTGCGGTTTTGTTAGACCCAAAGTGTCCTCCACGAGCATATGAATGACAGAAAGTGACCTTTTTATCAAGGCCGCATTGGGGGCCCTGAAAAAATAATTGGGGACCCTAACTACAAGACAAAAAAGaccatgaaatagtaattgggagttatTCCTTATCGcatttttttaaatggctaaactacccccaAATCATTAGTGTTAATTGTGTAttaattaattgttaattagtttagttagattaaaatcagatttagggataaaattttgataaaagaaaaattgtgtttttgtgttgtggagaggaagaaattgagttttgtggggaaaatttagggttatttgaaatgagtgattcaagtggaggagtcctattgctcaaaatgaaggaaccaatcctcaaaatgaagaacccgaagctcaaaacaatcaggtaaacttcctatactcttcaaattgtatgaatgatgctccaagtggttgattcatgtacactatgcaactactcagagtgagggtcgttaagttgagagggtaataaacgaacgactATAAGaagtcgtcaattacttgacacaactTTTGaggactcaaacctgcaacttttgcaggttatgaaaaatcgtcaaccaagtgtgatataattgacgactccagctagttaggtcacACAGAttcgttaacttaatatgtttagaacccaacgaccCTATCACTATTTGGGACAGAGAGGTGGTTCTGCATAAGACAGAGTCGTTCGTATTTAAAAAGGGTCGTCGAGAAGAATCGTTAACGATTTAGAAATTCCTGGAAGACACTATTCTAGGGCAGAAAACCAGGTTTATggtcgttatctactacaccctagtggttaacgatttttcatcaattcaatatgcgtatcaaaaatcgttaagcaataaaaaaccttggttaacgaccctggaactgtaactgcaatttggcagttgaaaacctaatttttcaatcaacaaatcaaattaaaaacaaacccaacttagattaaggggttttagttcacttacgacgatgaatcagtgagattttttttcttctcagaagtcgttaatggaatgggaGACAGTGGGAGGGAGGGAgcgaaggagaagaagaatgggaggagaagaagttttgattgaaatgaagattggGGGCCGAGGTTAGTGGTTAATGAGATTTTAGGGTAGTTATTAGAGAAGGATAAATTGGTATTTTCACCAACATTTTGGAAGCCCTTTATCTTTTATGGGGTGGGTATAAATTGGatgaggcccctaattattttccatggcccccaattcagccttgCTTTTTATAGCTTGGTGTAAACAATGTTTCCATACGTATGAATCATCCTGTATATATTGATAATCTATTCTCTTAAGTTTGTCTCTCTCAGCATAAGACAAGTTTTTTGGGACTTATTTAGACATTAAGTAATTCACAATATCAGCATATCATGATTGTGAAACTTCAATTAAGAATGACTGCTCGTCTgggaagctttcacgcaatgggatagcttttTCGTCTACAGTACGACgactcaaatgatcc encodes:
- the LOC113350743 gene encoding uncharacterized protein LOC113350743; this encodes MVKIRVMMKAVILYFFSTLKPLVNFQKSGRKQRAVENGTWSGEAHPAKIFSPGTENVIGCKRYFTFTWKDNPVTIEKRRKIDSSASGRWAMHEYSLLDSFYQDNNKKEYVICRIKRIKRGKRSFASIAPQPQPQSVVPLVSKKPSPPVPVPGQSSSLPATSVYETGSSSSTQSSVYEVGSSPSAPPSTNMEPLILRRGIHCDMNGFNYSSEKMEPLILMGGIHCDMNGFNYSAANMAPSIDKVQPQPLNCSKAGLSSSQSSGSIVQQPTLLEEFRCGMEMFDHSSKNVTPGISNFFHVADNYSTDDEFALLLDELLNSPETDKEWDGDSNLKSVVACCCYAI